The Thomasclavelia ramosa DSM 1402 genome includes a region encoding these proteins:
- a CDS encoding heavy-metal-associated domain-containing protein — MQKITLEIDGMMCGMCESHINDAIRKAFSVKKVSSSHSKDRTEIITADELDEDKLKAVIDATGYKVTSITKAPYVKKGFFASFRK, encoded by the coding sequence GTGCAAAAAATTACATTAGAAATTGATGGAATGATGTGTGGAATGTGTGAAAGCCATATTAACGATGCTATTAGAAAGGCATTTTCAGTGAAGAAAGTCAGTTCCTCTCATAGTAAAGATAGAACAGAGATCATTACTGCTGATGAACTTGATGAGGATAAATTAAAAGCGGTTATCGATGCTACTGGCTATAAAGTTACATCGATTACAAAAGCTCCATATGTAAAAAAAGGTTTTTTTGCATCATTCCGTAAATAA
- a CDS encoding glycoside hydrolase family 2 protein yields the protein MEYPRPQLKRNSFFSLNGVWQLNDLSINIPYPPQAPLSNYHGIINDTLVYQKDFILPIDFYHANNQVLLHFGAVDQLTKVYVNNRYIGSHSGGYLPFYFDISSSLNDGVNKLVVKVTDSLSHDYPYGKQSRESHGMWYTQVSGIWQTVWVEAVSKNCIKDLLITPSLTGINLKVNTEASRYTVTIENNDFKKTYTAKDTDITIDNPHYWTPDDPYLYTFSITTDDDYIESYFALRTVEIKKHQILLNDTPIFLHGILDQGYYHDGLFLPEHPDFYKTEIMNIKKLGFNLIRKHIKIEPELFYYNCDKLGILVMQDMVNNGEYRFIHDTVLPTLGFINFKDTRYKNTLQQNIFKQHMIDTISHLYNHPSIISYTIFNEGWGQFNSDEMYQICKELDPTRFYDTTSGWFSQKNSDVVSRHIYFRNKILSTNLERPLLLSECGGYTRPINNHLNSNKKQYGYGKTNSEKELTDKIEKMYQEMVIPSINNGLCGCIYTQISDIENEINGLYTYDRKICKVNQQRMSELARKLYSYYEKKSGLS from the coding sequence ATGGAATATCCACGACCTCAATTAAAAAGAAATAGTTTTTTCAGTTTAAATGGAGTTTGGCAATTAAATGATCTCAGTATTAATATTCCCTATCCTCCTCAAGCACCACTATCTAATTATCATGGAATAATAAATGATACATTAGTATACCAAAAGGATTTCATTTTACCTATAGACTTCTATCATGCAAATAACCAGGTTCTCCTCCATTTTGGTGCTGTAGATCAACTTACTAAAGTATATGTAAATAATCGATATATTGGTTCTCACTCAGGAGGATATTTACCTTTTTATTTTGATATATCTTCATCACTTAATGATGGCGTAAATAAATTAGTGGTGAAAGTTACAGACTCCTTATCGCATGATTACCCCTACGGTAAACAAAGTCGTGAAAGCCATGGAATGTGGTATACTCAAGTATCTGGAATTTGGCAGACAGTCTGGGTAGAAGCCGTTTCAAAAAATTGTATTAAAGATCTGTTAATTACCCCCTCATTAACCGGCATTAATTTAAAAGTAAATACTGAGGCCAGTCGATATACTGTTACTATTGAAAATAATGATTTTAAAAAGACTTACACTGCAAAAGATACTGATATCACCATTGATAACCCTCATTATTGGACTCCCGATGATCCTTATTTATATACTTTTTCTATAACCACTGATGATGATTATATTGAAAGTTACTTTGCCTTAAGAACAGTTGAAATAAAAAAACATCAAATACTATTAAATGATACTCCCATTTTTTTGCATGGTATCTTAGATCAAGGATATTATCATGATGGTTTATTTTTACCGGAACATCCTGATTTTTACAAAACTGAGATTATGAATATAAAAAAACTGGGATTCAATCTTATTCGTAAACATATTAAGATCGAGCCAGAGCTATTTTATTATAATTGTGATAAATTAGGCATTCTTGTGATGCAGGATATGGTTAATAATGGTGAATACCGTTTTATCCATGATACCGTCCTTCCAACTTTAGGGTTTATAAATTTTAAAGACACACGTTACAAAAATACCCTACAACAAAATATTTTTAAGCAACATATGATCGACACAATCAGCCATCTATATAATCACCCTAGTATCATTAGTTATACAATTTTTAATGAAGGCTGGGGTCAATTTAATAGTGATGAAATGTATCAAATTTGTAAAGAGTTGGATCCAACAAGATTTTATGATACAACCTCAGGGTGGTTTAGTCAAAAAAATAGCGATGTTGTCAGTCGTCATATTTATTTTCGAAATAAAATCTTGTCAACAAACCTTGAACGTCCTCTATTATTAAGTGAATGTGGTGGCTATACTCGGCCAATCAATAATCATCTTAACAGCAATAAAAAACAATATGGCTATGGTAAAACAAATAGCGAAAAAGAACTAACCGATAAAATCGAAAAAATGTACCAAGAAATGGTTATACCCTCAATTAATAATGGACTTTGCGGTTGTATTTATACTCAAATATCTGATATTGAAAACGAAATCAATGGCCTATATACTTATGATCGGAAGATCTGTAAAGTCAATCAGCAAAGAATGAGCGAACTAGCAAGAAAACTATACTCCTACTATGAAAAGAAATCAGGTTTATCCTGA